The genome window TATGTGCCAGTATTCTATTCCTTGTTAACGGACCACATGGACTAGTGGGGCTGAGTGAAGAATTCCCTGATGTTCTTTGATGTTCCTGATGTTTTTGgcccttcattcttttctatcCCAGGCCTGATGTCTGCAGCCATCAAAGTCACAGTGACCTACTGCTTTTGGTCTTGAACAAGGTCACCACAAAATAATCCTAAACCATCTGTGAGCTCTGAGAACGCACACCAGGGGGCACATTGCCACTGTATTCAGTGCTTTATGTGCACATGTTCACCCATGTTCCcttacacactcacatacacacagacacacacacatatcttccTTAGCTACTAAGGTGTGAGCAACTCATACATTCACGATACTGATGCCAATGGACCTGAGTGCCAAGCTGAGCAGCCTCCTGGCCAGTTATTTGGCACACTGAGTCTCTGATACCAGAGAATTTTCTCACCCACAACAGGTTATCTCTGTGCCTAGTGCTGCTTCTTAGAGACCCCTCACTGCCATAGCCACTGACTGGATCAGAGGCTCATAACCAAGACTATGACAAAATAatctgtagaattttaaaaacattcctgtttccacatctgcaaatgTATTTCTTTAAGTCTTGGACATGGGATATGATTCTcatttcaaagaagaaacaagGAGGTTCTTATGCACATCCCAGTTGGCCAACACAGGCTGAGATGAACTCTTCATTATCAACAATCACCTTAGTTACCTCTAAGTAAGCAAAGGCTAGCAAATACTGATGTGCAGAGTCCAGTCTTTGCTTTCAAGTGATTTCTCATATATTTAAAGAGAACAACACGTACAGTGTAAGTTTTATGAGTGCTACATGAGTTGTGATGTCAATGAATGTGTCAGGAATTCAGAGAAGAGGGATATTATTTGGTGGGTGAGAAAAGTTTGCTcaaggaaaggaagagacagagagagacagagatagacatagggaaacacaaagagaaaacagatgagCGAAGCAAAGAGACATgaggggacagagagaaggaatGGAATGATGGAATGGATAGAtggaatgatggatggatggatggatggatggatggatggatggatggatggatggagatatCTGCCTTGCTTATCACTATTCTCTACAGAATTCCCTGGGTTCTGGCTGAGTCTTCCCTGGGTTCTGGCTGAGTCAAGGAGTCTCTATACAAAGGCAAGGCTTGGAATCCTTGGGTGTGTAGCAAGCAAAGTCATCTTCACAATGGCTCCAACACACTTTAAGTCCCATTGgtattttcttctgccttttctgCTTTCCTTGTTCTGAAACTTTTCATCCTGAAATGTTCTGCTGCCTTTGTTATTTGCAACAGGGCACCCTCACGTCCACCTTTTTGTCACTCATGGTGGGATAAATAGTGTCATGGAGACCATCCAACATGGCCTGCCCATGGTGGAGATTCCCCTCTTTGGAGACCAGCCTGAAAACCTGCTCCGAGTAGATGCCAAAAATTTCGGTGTCTCCATCCAGTTAAAGCAGATCAAGGCTGAGACATTGGCTCTGAACATGAAGCAAGTCATAGAGGACAAGAGGTGTGCAGCTCTCTGGGCTTGTGGTTACTCACACTGAATGAAGATGTAAACCACAACGGGCACCATGTGGGTCTTTTTtgcaataaaactgaaatttccAGGACGTGAAATAATATGTGTGTGATGCTAACAGCTGACTTATTTCCTATGAGAGGATAACTAGAACAGTTTAGGTTAGATGCTGAGAATGATTTTATACCTTCTAGTTGTGAGGAACCCGAACTACTGACACAGGGTGTCTCTGAGAGGTCTTCTGAGGCAGGAGGTTGCCTTTCTGTTCCCAATATCCCACACTGCTCCCCACCTCAGCCGTTTTGACTGTGCTGCTCCCTAGAAAACACATTCCCTTCTCTTCACAGGGTTGGCTCCTTCATGACATCGAGGCCTCATCCCAATGCCACCTGCTCAGAGAGACCGTCTTTCTCTGATAGTCCCAAAGCCTTCTCTCCTATCCACCCCAATTAtagcatattatttttttcttagcacGTCACAGGATCTGTAATTGcccatttctttatgttttaatatattggCTGTCCCCCACACTAGAAAGTAGAGAGTAAGCTCACCCAGGACAACAGCGCATGTCTCCTGTTTTCTGCTATGTTTCCAGGGTTCAGCACAGGGCTTGCCACAAAGTAAGTTTGAATGGATTCCTGTTAAGTGAGTAAATACAAAGGGGCCCATTGACCTCTTAAGAAATTTTCCAACCAGCACAGTAATCTCATGtgaagaggaaaaatatattttctttcttataatgaAGAAGGACTAAAAAACTTAGAGCTTCAAGGGCACAAACCCGAATCGTATCTCAAGACTTAGCATTACTGCACACGTTGTGGCACATAGGAGACCCACAAGTAATTCTTGTTAGGTGACCGAATAATAACCACATTGCATGTGACTCCTAACCCCAGAAAAGTTGTTAAGCTCTGGGGGTCAGATAACCCAGAAACTTTATGCATATTTGGTATCTcatgtgtttaaaatattcattttctgaTGAATGGCTTCGTAACTTTCACTGGATTTTCAAAGACCTAAACCCCAAATGTGCAGGATCCACTGGCCCTGTGAAGGAGTCATCTGGGCTGGGATGGTCCACAGACATTGGACATCAGGGCTGGCTACATAATTCATGTGCCTTTATGTGAAATGTGGAGACCCTTGTCATAAAGTTTAAGGATTTCAAGAGGGTGACAGCAGAGAATTAAATCAAGCACAGGCCCATTTAAGGGTGGGGCCCTGTGCAAATATGCAGGCTCATAGCCCATGAAGCCAGTGCTGGTCAACATGATGCTTTGAAGGAGCAGGAAAACACAGATGTCTTCCTGGGCTACAGTCCCCAGAGTCACATTTGTTATCTAGCCCAGACACCAGCacaaagtagatgctcaataaatataatgGTTTCCTGTAGTATATCTTAAGCCTCCTTGGGGTAGAGATTAGTCCTTACAGACTTAGTCACTTTTTTTATACTTTAGCACTTCCAGCACCAAGCATGAATCTTTGCATGCAAATATcagtttgaactttatttttaaaaatttcttacttatttatttatttttgctgtgttgggtctttgtttcggtgcgagggctttctctagttgtggcaagcaggggccactcttcatcgcggtgcacgggcctctcactatcgcggcctctcttgttgtggagcacaggctccagacgcgcaggctcagtagttgtggctcacgggcctagttgctccgcggcatgtgggatccttccagaccagggctcgaacctgtgtcccctgcattagcaggcagattctcaaccactgcgccaccagggaagcccagtttggaCTTTTTAAAGAGACATAACTAGACCATAGCAAGGCCAAGCCAACAACTTTTCCTTGAAAGGGAATCTTTTGTGCATAAtttggaaaatgtgtgtgtgtgtgtgtgtgtgtgtgtgagagagagagagagagagagagagagagagagatgcaaggtCTCTAAGACTTCTGAGACCACTTGAGTAACACCTCCATCTGTCTCTGCCAATAGGCAGAAATCTGCCATGGTCGACACCAGCATCATGAAGCGCTCCCACCCCCTGACCCCCAGCCAGCGGCTGGTGGGCTGGATCAACCACATCTTGCAGACAGGGGGTGCGGCTCACCTCAAGCCCCACACCTTCCAGCAGCCGTGGTGGCATGAGCAGTACGTGCTGGACCTCTTCTCGTTCCTGCTGGCGGTCACCCTGGACACCGCGTGGCTGTGTGGGCAGCTGCTGGGCCTGGTGGCCAGGTGCTGCGTGGGACCAGGAAGCTAAAAAGGCCTGAGGCCAAGTGGAGCCTTGGAAGGTGGTGTGTTTGGGCAGAGTCAGCATTTCTTGGCACCTCCCACCAGTTTTGTCAACCCTCATTCTCCACATCCTATCCACTTGCTATTTTGCTACAAATTCCTGCTCACTGGCTTCTTCCtattgttgacttaaaaaaatatatgcacaacgtgagagttgcgagttaagttttatttggggcaaaatgaggactgtatcctgggagacagcatttcagataactctgagaaactgctccgagGCGGCGAGGGGAGGTGCCAGGATAtttaggagttttgcaacaaagagcAGGTAATTGGGAACATCAGAAGATTgttgttaaataaagaaaaccGGATATCTCAAGTTAGGGAATTTCGCactttttctgtgtatgggaagatgcaagagtctgggctcaccgaaatcattcctttgataatGCACCTTAGCTGTCTGGGGCCTGTATTTttacatcctgagtttcctcaggccTCACtgcagggagtggctgcagtctgaggACTGCTAGATGGCAGATATTTTCAGTCCTGAGtgtcctcagggctcaccagctcaccttggagggctgcaatcattggtgactgtgacatcctttgtttattgatatggcaggaaatattccatgtATAAATACTCCATTCCATTTATAAAGAGTCCATTTATCACCATGATTAGAATACTTTACTGAGCCCTTGTGGCCTTCTTTATTTTCAGTCAGCAAAGGCTGTTCTGTGATTCCGTCCCTGGATAATTTGGACCAGTGCCCCTCAGATCTGAAGCTTTGAAGCCACCTTCCTTATCACGCCCTTCTTCACGGCACTGAGCCTGAACCATTCCAGCCTCCATGCCCAGCATCTTCTCAGCCTCCTTCCCTCACTCCACTCCACCACTTATCATGGAATAACCCCTAAGGCAGGCACTTTGctgattcttttgttttctatttgcttcTCCTGACAACTCTTGTCAAAGCTCAGGAAGCATGTCCTGGGCGGGCATTCAGTGCCAGACACACCCTTGCCTGTGTCCATGGTCTCTGCTTTGGTTTCTGCTGAACACTCCTTCTTTGCAGATCGGGTGTGGAGACTGCAGGTTGGTCGTGGGCTGAAATGTCCCTGGTCTCCACTTTTCATAGCTGTGAGCTGTCTTCTCAatattcctattaaaaaaaatgaagtcatgagaaagaagataatttcttctttaaactaAGAAGAGCCTCTCCATAGCTGAGCCTTTCTGTACTTGACATACTGTTGGGAATCGCATTCACCTGATAGTAACAGAAACCAGAAAAAAGTGACGGGAACAGcttagggttttcttttcttttctttcttctttttctcgtgtaaaagaaatgtgtattggaattccctggtggtccagtggttaggactctgtgctttcactgctgaggtcacgggttcaatccctggtcagggaactatgatcccacaagccatgcagcatggccaaaaaaaaaaaaaaaagtgtaggtaGGCAGGCCATCCAGGGCTGATGTGGCAGCTGCATGATGTAATCAATAGTCCGGATTTCTTGTGTGGTTGCTCTGCCTGCCTTAGCGGGTGGCTTCATCCTCAAGGTCACCCTGATTTTCAAGGTGGTCATTTTAGATCCAGTCAGCACATTGGAATTTCAGGCAAGAAAAGGGAAACTTAAGGAAAGGGCATAAAGCAGGTTCATACCAGCTGAGTTAGCTTCTTTAAAGAGGTTTCCCAGACACCGCAGCTACCCAAAGACTTCCAGTGAAATCTCACAGACAGACCTGAGTCACGTGACCATTCCTAGCTGCATAAAATGTCTAAGAAGTGTCCTCCAGCCCCGACTTCCCTGCTAGGTACATTACTACTCCAAgtaattggggggtgggggaggtggcgAAGAGgtgttagaaaggaaaaaaaaggacagtggATAATGGGAGGAAAGTAGAGCCTCGGTCACATGTGGAAggcagcagggaggggctggATTGGATGTTATGTTTCACCTGTGACCTGGTGACTCAGTGGCCTCAGGGACAGTCTTATACCCACTGTAACTGCCTGTGGGCGGAAAGCAGACCTTTCTGAGTGGTGAACAttcaaaataagaacagaaatctTTTACCAATGTGACATGTGTTATGCTTTCCAAGTCCTTTCATCTCCTTTCTGCCATTTAACGGGATACATGTGTCTAATCCATTCAACCAGAAAGAAGCAGGTACCACCGGGGCAAccacagagagagaggagagccaTTGTGCAAATTAAGACAACAGCGATAAAACTTGTCCCCGTGATGGATGCCTCCCCCCGCCAGAGCACAGGGCTTGGAGAGTGGATGGGCTGATTTTAGCCCCACTGGCCCCTCTTGTGAGCACCTCTTTGCCATGAATAATCTGCCCTACCACAAGGTGGTCCTGGCTGGTGTATCCCTCCCACCCAGGGTGATTCCATACACATGCATGCAGAAGGCGCTTGGATCCGCTAAGGAATTCTCTTGGGAaattttgtgagttttttttttttttttacccctaaGATCCAGGAAGGCTCCTTTCTCCGTGCTGGGCTTTAAATTagttaatcatttattttttataagtccTTAAATGCAATGTTCCAAATTTAGAGACACACATCTGTCAGAGTggattttaaacaaatttcatCTCAAGGTAACAGTAAGTAATAATCAGATAACACTTGCACTGGTGATTCAGTCCCtcgggttttatttttttcctgatttaaaaatccaagatggtacagatgaaccggtttgcagggcagaaatagagaacaaacacatggacaAAGTGGCGGGgagcgggggtggtggtgtgatgaattgggagattgggattgacatgtctacactaatatgtataaaatagattactaataagaatctgccgtatagaaaagataaataaaattaaattaaaacaaaaaaatccgaGGTGAATTTTGAGAGATCTTTTTGTGTTAGAACATGTACAAAGAAAGGGAGGTTCCACAAACAAGGGCTGAGGACACCTCCTGGTGGCGGGACCACCTCCCTTGATGGTAGATGAGACCCTCGAGAACAATGGCACCTGGTGACAACTCTTCCTTTCTCACTTGTGTTATTGAGAGCTGAGCTGCGTCTGTCCTCTAActgattttacaaatgagtaaaccTACAAAACATAGCAGAAAAGTGTGCCAGAGCTTAAGACCAAATAATAGTTCATTTCATTTCACTccttcccctttttaaaatttatctcatGGAATTTTATTGAGCTAAGGCTTGCTATTCCATCTTCCTTTAGTGACCATTTACGAGCTTCATATCATCTCAGATGAGAGTTACTATTACTAGAAAGCCAACTGCAAGCAGTAGCAGGAAGCCTCAGTAGAGCAGCTTAAGCCAGTAGCCTTCAAGCTGGGCTACCTTCACCATAATGTGCACATGAAGATTTCCCAAGGGCTACATGACACAGAGTTTGGAAGTGGTAAATTTCCACCTTTGTTGACTCTAGTTTCCTAAAACTGGTCTGCCTGACAAGGTGTTGTGTTTGGTTGGCAGATCCTCTGTCCTGCCACACTTTTCACAATTCCCTGactcttattttacagaagaaatggaCACCCTTCACCCACCCCCATTCCCCGCATGGTACATTGCCCCAGGGTGGAAAAGTAGGGGTACCAAATGAACAATTCAAAATCTAATGACTGAGCCAGAAAGTGTTTATAATTCAGATGATttgtaattctttgtttttaacaaaatccAAAGGTTAATTGTGATTTTTCAGCTGACAGACCTTTAAAAGTAACTTTTGATGGTAGACTGCTGTGAGAATAGCATATTCATGTGGCATGTTATTCTGAAGGTGTTCAAAGAATGAAGGTACATCATTTTCAAGGTGGTTCATAACAAAACTCAGTGCTCCTGCTACTTATTTATGTGAATAGTTTTTCAGTGTTTATGTAACTAAGAGATATTGATCCAAAACTGTCTCATTTCAGAAGTAGATAATGTTTATCTACAgacatataaattaattttaaaagaattgaaaaaacagCCCCTCATCTCATTGTGAGATATgtctccaataaaattttatagtttgtgTTAGGTGACTATATGttttgaaatatgaaatatgtttATGTAGCTTTGACCAATTTAATGCAAGtattaaaacaaagaatgatAATTTAGTACAAATATTAGGCTCTTAGAGGCTTATTTTTATaggaattataaatattaatttgaataTGTATTTTTGATGCTTAAGGCTATGAGAGAATACTCTATACAATTCTTTTAAGCATAAAGATACATAGACTAGAAATAAATTCTCTGGGGaaagtggaaaataaataaaaattcaagaagaaaatggaatgatGCAAAATTTCCCAGTGAAAATGGGCAGTTCATTATCTATgttaagaatgaataaaaaaaaaaaagaatgaatggtgGTATCAAACTGCTGAGGTGTTTACAACCCACTGCATACATTTAACAGAGTGATgcaactgtttatttttaaatcatataattGCAATGACTGGAAATGACATcctatttaattattaaaacttaTGATGAGACATTTtagatttcaattaaaaaatttattcttacAATGTATTCTGTTAGGTATAGTTGAGAAGATCTCATTTTTTTGTCATTGGCTTACACAAAAAGAGGGTTATTTTTCCGACATGAGAAGTAGATGGGAAGGAAGTAGACAACTGATGGCATTGGTTCAATAGCTCTCCAGTGTCAGGAAGAGCACGTTTATAATTCTCCCTTTTTAACTCATGGTTGCAGGATGGCTGCCCAGCTCCAGATATCATGTCCATGTCCCAAGGAgaacaaaaaaggagaaggggCAATATGAGCTAGCAAACGTTTTCACAGAATtatctttcctcctcccctcaccAAGAGGCTTCTTTCCTCTTGCCTAGAATTCTTTCACCAGACGACTCAAGGCTGTAAGAGGAGCCGTGAAAAAtctctgcattggcagctggTGAGGACTAAAAGACCTGTAAGGGTGTTGGGTTCACCAACCTGTAGTGTTTGATGCACATGGCAAAGGGCCAAAAAACCCTCCACAATGCTTGACTCATTGAAGAAGAATTTTCTGTGCTTTGATATTTTGTCCTGGTCTGTATTTATACAGCAAAGCATCAACAGTCTTGGgcataatgacaataataacttTCATCTCTTGGTTACAGTTTCTGACTGGACCTGAGGAAACATCTGGCTCAGAGTTGACCTCAGTGACTTTCTAAATGTGATGGGGACCACggcagggagaggcagaggacGGTTTCCGTCACAGAGCCCCAGCCTCGATCTCTGTGCAGgtgaaaagaggaaatggaattgTGACTGTTGACTCCAACGACAGTACAGAGAGGAAGGTGTGTGCTGTCCATCAAGGGACTATTGCCGCAAACGAGTGGGAACTAAGCTTTAGTGGTTTTAGAAGGGTGAAAGTTACCTTCTTTAGAGTTCTGTAGAAAACGTGATTTGCAAATGGATTCTCTTCAGTCAGCATGGCTCTGAAAACTGTGCAGAAGACTTTGTACTAGTGACTGGGGTAAGTATTAATAACAGAATGTCCTCACCTGTGCGGGAGAATGGGGACTTTAGACTCATCGATGGGTGCCTGACTTAACCTGAGCAACCTCATTAAGCTGCCCCACTCTTCGCTAATCTCCTCCCCTTTGCCTGCACTAAGGTTGTAAAATGCTGGAGTAGGTATCAGGATTGAGGAGATGGAGCATGCCACAGGGACTTTTCTCCTGGCTTTGCCCTCCACAGGCTACAGGGAATCCCATGCCATTTACACTAGGAAGCAGTTCAACCAACAAGAGCAAATAAAACCCACACCGTCCCGTAAGTGGCAAACTAAACATCAAGTTTTAGCAGCGCTCTCTCCTGAACTCCTGCTACAAAGCTTTGTGGAGGGCTAGTGAGTCCAGAAGAAtagtacagaaaagaaaacagggacaCCGAAGGCCCAAGGATGAGGTAAGACTGTGCTCAGAAGGAGGAAAATCTACATTCTGCATAAAAATCCTGAAAAAGAGTTTTGGTAGATCAAAGCTATGACAACAGGAAAGGGGCACGAAAGCATGAGGGACCTAAGGTAACAGTCTTGGAAATGCTTCGTTTCTGAGGGAGGAGAGGGTAAAAGGGAAGGGAGGCCCTCTTTGGAtattgggtaaaaaaaaaaaacacaaaacaaccagGGAAAATGTGAGTCCTGAAGGACAGCAGGAAGCTTGAAGCTTGGACAATACAAATCCCTAAGCCCAtcaccaagaaacaaaagccataCATTAATGAGACTGTAGTTGCAGATTATTTGCTATAGAATCCTGCATATCATTAAATATCTACATCTGTGTGTCACTGGATATCTTTATCATTCACCGTGTTATGAACAGGAACATGAATGAAATACTGTAGTGACTttttccacaattaaaaattatttaattaaatatatatgtacagtaTATGTAAAGACTCACATGTCTGACCTATTTCATACCTATCAAAAATGAGCACATTTAGAGTATTTTGcctgataatttattttttaaattttatttatttatttatttatttatttttgcggtacgcgggcctctcacagctgtggcctctcccattgcggagcacaggctccggatgcgcaggctcagcggccatggctcacgggcccagccgctccgcggcatgtgggatcttcccagaccggggcacgaactcgcgtcccttgaatcggcaagcggactctcaaccactgcgccatcagggaagcccttgaaccCACCTTTCTTTGCCCTGCTTTGTGACGCTGCACTCTGCCAGATGcatccccagctccctccctctcgGACTCTGCTAACAGGGGACACCAGAGGTAGACTGGAAGGCTGCAGGGACAGGTGGGGATTTGGGCCATCCTGCTTGCTCCCTGCTCCTGCCAGCAACACCACAGCTATGGCTTTTCATGGTGGCAGTGATGGTTTTAGTATCAGAAGTGGTTTTCTGTTTGTAGCTCTTCCGAATTACTGGAGTTAGCCTCATTTGTCCCCTCACAGATATTAGGACTAGCAGGATGTGACTGCCCCTTCCAGGTCTGGGTTTCAGCTCTGTGGATTTCCCTTCTGAGTTCCTAAAGCATCGACACCAGATAAGAAAgaccctctttccctctccttctaAACTTTGCACAACTCCCATCTTCAAGACtctaaattttattaattctcaCTCTTTGTTTCCTTAGCACAAGGGGTGGTGGCTGCTTTCCATAGCTACTAACTCTGTAATGCCTCAATATCTCTCATTTGGTTACGGAGTTCTCCAAAATCTGGtggaaagtctttattttaaattctctctgttaaaataacTGAAGAGATGAACAATGGCCTGGGCTTTTCTCTTCACACTGGATTCTGACTGATACACTAGGTCATTCAGACTATCCTTCCAGTagaaaacaaattgaagaagctggataaaatataaaaaaacaatctTCAAAGCATTAAAGGACTAATAGGATAATAAGGAATCATTAGGCCAAATTCAAAATGCAAGCTGGAGCTCTGGGAGGCAAGGAGAGGAAAGCATTTGCCCTAAGGGGATTTGTTGATCCCATCAAATGTGGATTGAGGGTTTGGCAGACTGACTGGCAAGATTGGCAAGAGCAAAGACCTTGGAACTGAAAAGGTCCTATCCTTACATTAAGGATGAACCAGAGATAattctgcccctgccctgccccctgcatAGGTCTGTGTGGCAAGTTGCCTTGATGCTGAATAGAGCAGGGgtaatatgaaaagaaaagattaaaaaaaagatttatcccTGGGAAGCTGTCATCATAGGCTAGCCCCTgtttgggaggagagagaaaatagggAAGGATTACGTGGAGAAATAATGAGAAATTTTTTGAGAATTTCCTAGAGCTGACAAAAAACATCAATTTACAAATTCAAGAGGCCAAAGTGAGAGACACATTATAGAAAAAGTGTAGAATTCTAATgacaaagaaaatctttaaagctGCCATGGGAAAAAATAGATTAACGTTCCTGAAGCCCCAGTTACTCCCAAATTATTTCTCACGTTAAACAAAAGTGGAGACTAGAAGATGATGGAATGTTATGTTCAATGTGCTGAAAGTAAGTAATAATCAATTTAGCTTTTTTATGGGGGGGggattttttattattactgattcaacttcattactggtaattggtctgttcatattttctatttcttcctggttcagtcttgggagattgtacatttctaggaatttgtctatttcttctaggttgtctattttattggtgtataattattcatagtaatctcttatgatccttagtatttctgtggtgtcagttataacttctcctttttcacttctggttttattgatttgggccctttctctctttttcttgatgaatctggctaaaggtttat of Delphinus delphis chromosome 3, mDelDel1.2, whole genome shotgun sequence contains these proteins:
- the LOC132422479 gene encoding LOW QUALITY PROTEIN: UDP-glucuronosyltransferase 3A1 (The sequence of the model RefSeq protein was modified relative to this genomic sequence to represent the inferred CDS: inserted 1 base in 1 codon; substituted 2 bases at 2 genomic stop codons) — translated: MAGQQALLLVGFLLPGLLLSEAAKILTLSLVGGSHFLLVNRVSQILQDHGCNVTMLLQRGNLLPPGFTEEEKSYKVINWLLPEDDNKEFKKSLHFFMEETFEGRSTFEHVLAILEQLGLPCSHLLGRNDTMNSLKNENFRASLNFDLVIVEIFDYWPFLLAETLGKPXPLSYVPVFYSLLTDHMDXWGXVKNSLMFFDVPDVFGHPHVHLFVTHGGINSVMETIQHGLPMVEIPLFGDQPENLLRVDAKNFGVSIQLKQIKAETLALNMKQVIEDKRQKSAMVDTSIMKRSHPLTPSQRLVGWINHILQTGGAAHLKPHTFQQPWWHEQYVLDLFSFLLAVTLDTAWLCGQLLGLVARCCVGPGS